TGATGGGTGATGGGTGATGGGTGATGGGTGATGGGTGATGGGTGATGGGTGATGGGTGATGGGTGATGGGTGATGGGTGATGGGTGATGGGCTGCGGCGACTGGTTTTCCAGCCGCCGCGCCCCCTCTCTCCGTTCCACTTCCTGCTTTACACTCGTTTCGTGACCGATTCCGGCGTCAAACGCCCTCGCCCGCAGAAGGTTTCTTCGTCGCCCCGCGTGTCGCCCACTCTGCGGCGGCGGGCGGCGGGCATTCTGGCAGAACTGACCGCGCTGTATCCCGATGCCCGTACCGAGCTGGTGTACAGCAGTCCCTTTGAACTGCTGGTCGCCACCGTTCTGAGCGCCCAGGCCACCGATGTGAGTGTCAATGCCGCCACGCCCGCGCTGTTTGCCGCGTACCCGGATGCTCTGGCGCTTAGCCGCGCTGCACCCGAAGACGTGGAACCGTATATCCGCAGCATCGGGCTGTACCGGGGCAAGGCCCGCAATCTGGTGGCGCTGGCAGGGCTGCTTCAGGAGCGGCACGGCGGCGAGGTGCCCAACGATTTCGCGGCGGTGGTGGCGCTGCCGGGGGCCGGGCGCAAAACCGCGAACGTGGTGCTCAGCAACGCTTACGGGTATCCGGCGATTGCCGTCGATACCCACGTGGGGCGGCTGGCGCGGCGGCTGGGCCTGAGCAGCGAGCAGAACCCGGACAAGGTAGAACTCGACCTTCAGCGGCTCTTTCCGCAGGAGCGCTGGGTGTTCCTGCACCACGCGCTGATTCTGCATGGGCGGCGCGTCTGCGTGGCGCGAACGCCGCTGTGCAGCGCCTGTGTCCTGGCGGCCCTCTGCCCGAAGATCGGTGTGGACAGACAGGCATGACCCGCCCTCACCCTCAAAACGGGTTACAGTAGAGACGATGAATGAGAGCGGACAGCTGGAACGCCTGTATCAGGTGCAGCAGCTCGATCTGGAACTCGACCGCCTGACACAACAGGAGAGCGAGATTGCAGTCGAGCTGAAGGAAGCGCGGGCACAGCAGGAGCGCATCAACAATGATCTTGAAGACGCTGAGATTACGCTGGAGGGCGTCGAAAAGCAAATTCGCCGCCTGGAGCTGGATCTGGCAACCAGCCAGGAACAGATTGCCCGCAACAAAGCCGAACAGGACAGGAATGCCACCAACGCCAAGTTGCAGTCTCAGTACGAGAATGTGATCCAGCAGCTCGGTGAGCGCGTGACCGACTACGAAGAGGCGCTGGCTCCGCTGTACGAGCGGCAGACCACCCTTCAGGAGCGTGCCCGCGAGCTGAGGAGCGAGCACCGCAGCTTGCGCCCGACCCTGGGCAGCCTGGAAGACGCTGACGAGGCACGGATCGTGGCGCTGCGGGCTGAGGGGCAGGAACGCCGCGAGCGCCGCCGCGACATGGCCGCCGCCATCGAGAGTAGGCTGGTCAAGGAATATGAACTGATCCGCCGCTCGAAGAAGGGAGTGGGCATCGTGACCTTTGAAGGTGGGCGCTGCAAGGGCTGCAACGTGGTGCTGCCGACCAATGTGCAGCAGCGTGCGGCGCTTGGTAGACTGCCCGCCGTCAAATGCCCGAGCTGCGGCAGATTCCTGATCAAGCTGCACGACTAAACGGAGAGGCCCAGACGACTTCTGCCAGCCTTCATCTAACCTTTAAGAAGAGGGCGCGTTCGTCGGCTGAAATACGGAAGCTGGCGAACGCGCATTTTTGCGTGCTGGACGGCCTTTATTGGCAGGCGGTCAACGTTCGGCAACACCGCTGAGTATTACGTCTACAACATAATATGCTATACTTCAGCATCGCCTGGTCAGCCATTTCGACTGCGCCGGGCTGCTGATTCTCAAGCGGCACTTTCCCCCTGAAGCCGCACAACCCGCCCCCCTTCTGCCGGAAGACGGGCGGGAATGGAGCAAACGTGACTGGAATTCTGCCTGTAGATATCACATCTGAAGTCAAGACCAATTTCATCAATTACGCCATGAACGTGATCGTGGACCGGGCGCTGCCCGATGTGCGCGACGGTCTGAAGCCGGTGCAGCGCCGCATCATGTACGCCATGCTTCAGGAAGGACTGCTGAGCAACCACAAGCACGCCAAGAGCGCCAGCGTGGTCGGCGAGGTCATGAAGCACTACCACCCGCACGGCGACGCACCCATTTACGACGCGATGGTTCGTCTGGGCCAGTGGTGGAACCTGCGCTACACGCTGGTCGATCCGCAGGGCAACTTCGGCAGCATGGACGGCGACATGGCCGCCGCGCCGCGTTACACCGAAGCCCGCATGACCCGGCTGGGCGAGGAACTGCTGGCCGACATCGAGAAGAACACGGTCGATCTGAAGCCCAACTACGACGAGACGGTGATGGAACCGACCGTTATTCCCAGCGCTGTGCCCAACCTGCTGATCAACGGCGCGGTGGGCATCGCGGTGGGCATGGCGACCAACATCCCGCCGCACAACCTGACCGAGATCTGCAACGGGCTGCTTGCCATCATCGAGAACCCTGCCATCACGCTCGACGGGCTGATGGAGCATGTGCAGGGGCCAGATTTCCCGACCGGTGGACGCATCTCCAAGAACGGCATCCGCGACGCCTACGCCACCGGACACGCCAGCCTGAAGGTGCGCGGCAAGGCCCGCATCGACGAAAAGAACGGGCGGCACCAGATCATCATTTCCGAGATTCCCTATCAGGTGAACAAGACCAACCTGATTCAGACCATCTCAGCGATGTACAAGGCAGGCAAGATTCCTGATATCTCTGCCCTGCGAGACGAATCCGACCGCAAAGACCCGGTGCGGATCGTGGTGGAACTCAAGCGCGGCGCGATTCCCACGCTGGTGCTCAATCAGCTGTACAAGTACACCCAGCTCCAGACGACCTTCACCGTCATCAACCTGAGCATCGTCAAGGGCGAGCCGCGTGTGCTGCCGCTGAAAGACACCATGCAGTACTTCCTCGACCACCGTCAGGAAGTGGTGACGCGCCGCACGCAGTACGAACTCGACAAGGCACTGGCCCGCGCTCACATCCTCGAAGGTCTGATCATCGCGCTCGACCACATCGAAGAAGTGATCGCCCTGATCCGCAAGGCCCAGAGCGGCTCCGAGGCCCGCGACGCCCTGATGACCCGCTTCGCCCTGAGCGAGGAGCAGTCGCAGGCGATTCTGGATATGCGTCTCCAGCGTCTGACCGGGCTGGAAGTGGACAAGCTGCGTGCCGAACACGTCGAGGTAACGGCGCTGATCGGGCGGCTGCGTTCGATTCTGGGCGACGAGAAGCTGCTGTGGCGCGAGATCAAGAAGGAAATCCGCGACGTGCGCGACCGGTTCGGAGACGAGCGGCGCAGCACCATCACGCTGCTGGAAGAGGACATCGGCAAGGAAGATCTGATCGCGGTGGAAGACATGGTGATTTCCATGACTCGCGCCGGGTACCTGAAGCGCACGAAGCTCGACGCCTACCGCGAGCAGAAGCGCGGCGGACGCGGCAGCAGCGGCGGCAAACTGCGCGAGGAAGACGTGAA
Above is a genomic segment from Deinococcus ruber containing:
- the nth gene encoding endonuclease III, which produces MSPTLRRRAAGILAELTALYPDARTELVYSSPFELLVATVLSAQATDVSVNAATPALFAAYPDALALSRAAPEDVEPYIRSIGLYRGKARNLVALAGLLQERHGGEVPNDFAAVVALPGAGRKTANVVLSNAYGYPAIAVDTHVGRLARRLGLSSEQNPDKVELDLQRLFPQERWVFLHHALILHGRRVCVARTPLCSACVLAALCPKIGVDRQA
- a CDS encoding zinc ribbon domain-containing protein, which produces MNESGQLERLYQVQQLDLELDRLTQQESEIAVELKEARAQQERINNDLEDAEITLEGVEKQIRRLELDLATSQEQIARNKAEQDRNATNAKLQSQYENVIQQLGERVTDYEEALAPLYERQTTLQERARELRSEHRSLRPTLGSLEDADEARIVALRAEGQERRERRRDMAAAIESRLVKEYELIRRSKKGVGIVTFEGGRCKGCNVVLPTNVQQRAALGRLPAVKCPSCGRFLIKLHD
- the gyrA gene encoding DNA gyrase subunit A: MTGILPVDITSEVKTNFINYAMNVIVDRALPDVRDGLKPVQRRIMYAMLQEGLLSNHKHAKSASVVGEVMKHYHPHGDAPIYDAMVRLGQWWNLRYTLVDPQGNFGSMDGDMAAAPRYTEARMTRLGEELLADIEKNTVDLKPNYDETVMEPTVIPSAVPNLLINGAVGIAVGMATNIPPHNLTEICNGLLAIIENPAITLDGLMEHVQGPDFPTGGRISKNGIRDAYATGHASLKVRGKARIDEKNGRHQIIISEIPYQVNKTNLIQTISAMYKAGKIPDISALRDESDRKDPVRIVVELKRGAIPTLVLNQLYKYTQLQTTFTVINLSIVKGEPRVLPLKDTMQYFLDHRQEVVTRRTQYELDKALARAHILEGLIIALDHIEEVIALIRKAQSGSEARDALMTRFALSEEQSQAILDMRLQRLTGLEVDKLRAEHVEVTALIGRLRSILGDEKLLWREIKKEIRDVRDRFGDERRSTITLLEEDIGKEDLIAVEDMVISMTRAGYLKRTKLDAYREQKRGGRGSSGGKLREEDVNTRVFVGSTHDYLLFFTDQGRVFHEKIYDLPEAGRDAKGTHIKNLLPGLREQENIASVLSIKGFDEDGCFVFATRSGIIKKTLITDYGNITSAGLIAINLQQGDELIGVGIVKDGDHVVLATRDGQAMRFAEGEVRDTGRATQGVIGIRLREGDAVVSMALVPGGDEESELLAVSECGLGKRTPVGDYPSKGRGGLGVITLDVTEKTGPLVTLTRVGGNEELMVLTEKGTVIRTRVDDIRVTGRNAQGVKVINIQEKDRVISAFPVRREDEL